A stretch of Candidatus Bipolaricaulota bacterium DNA encodes these proteins:
- a CDS encoding dolichyl-phosphate beta-glucosyltransferase, whose product MPQLSVIIPVYNEEKRIGQTLPVFLNYLNNSGLDFEIIAVNDGSSDRSTEILKTFPSIKIIELEKNSGKGAAVRAGMLAADGDFLLFADADNSTPIEELKKLWTYKDNFDIIIGSRHVRGSDVKIKQPLTRRAVSFAGNLLIRLLACSKIKDTQCGFKLFSKNSAKKLFRLQKINRWGFDIELLYLARKMKFPVKETPVVWIDSPRNSIKTKDIFLTFIELIKIRFSKYDL is encoded by the coding sequence ATGCCACAGCTTTCAGTCATCATCCCCGTTTATAACGAAGAAAAAAGAATCGGCCAAACTTTGCCCGTTTTTTTGAATTATTTAAATAACAGCGGACTTGATTTTGAAATCATCGCGGTCAATGACGGCAGTAGCGATCGTTCCACGGAAATTTTAAAAACTTTTCCGTCGATAAAAATCATTGAGCTGGAAAAAAACTCGGGCAAGGGCGCGGCCGTTAGAGCGGGAATGTTGGCGGCCGACGGAGACTTTTTGCTTTTCGCGGACGCTGACAATTCCACTCCGATTGAAGAATTGAAAAAACTGTGGACGTATAAAGACAACTTTGACATCATCATCGGCTCGCGCCATGTTCGCGGCAGCGACGTTAAAATCAAACAACCATTGACGCGGCGCGCCGTGTCATTTGCCGGCAATCTTTTGATTCGGCTTTTGGCTTGTTCGAAAATCAAAGACACGCAATGCGGATTCAAATTATTTTCAAAAAACTCGGCAAAAAAACTTTTTCGTCTTCAGAAAATAAACCGCTGGGGCTTTGACATCGAGCTTTTATATCTGGCAAGAAAGATGAAATTTCCCGTTAAAGAAACTCCTGTGGTTTGGATCGATTCCCCGAGAAACTCCATTAAAACCAAAGATATTTTTCTAACTTTTAT